The genomic segment CTGGGACTTCTAGCGCGGTCCCCTTGATCTCAAAGTGGATCGATAGGCAATCATTTGATTGCCTTTTTTTATGGCTCTAAATACGTAAGCCAATACATCGACATCTCAATCATAATAGTACTCCTCTCCGACTAGCTAAAACTCATAAAAAGCGGCGTAATGGCAAGACTCTAGGTCATCAAAAATCAGTTTTTTATATTTTTATAAAAAATTTTAAATTTATTTGAACCTTTTTGAATAGCAACGCTCTGAGTATATGTAGCAAGTTGGTAAGCGTTAATGGTAAAGCAAACCCTTCATCACGGTTTACTTCACAAGATAATTTATCAACATGGTCTCATCAACCAATGCTAACCGAATTATTTTTAAGACTGCTTTACTGGTTTTTGAATTGTTCATCATCATCCCCCCCATTCGGGAACCTGTTAATCTGCTAGCGCTTGATTAACTTATGTCCCACAAGAAATACTTCTGGCAACCCATTGGGTTGCCATTTTTTTATCTGTGCTTTAATTAATACAAAAATCACCCCTTCCATACAAAGCCCGCACGCTTATGTTGGTATGAGATAGAAAGGAGTGTTAGATAAAAATGCATCTTGGATATAAATAGAATGAAAAGATCATTTTTTTATAAAATCATTGAACCTTTTATTAAACCACCACTCTGAGTAACTGTAGCGAGTTGATAATGGTTAAGTGGATTCTTACTTACCCAACATCTCAAGTTTGATTAGCCCTTCATCACGGCAACATTAAATGATCGCTAACCGAATTAGTTTACGACTGTTTCATTGTTCATCATCATCCCCCTTATTTGGGAACCTGTTAATTCGCTAGCGCTTGATTAACTTATGTCCCGCAAGAAATACTTCTGGCAACCCATTGGGTTGCCATTTTTTTATCTGTGCTTTAATCCATACAAAGCCCGCACGCTTATGTTGGTATGAGATAGAAAGGAGTGTTGGTTAAAAATGAATCTTGGATAAAAATGAAATGAAAAGATCATTTTTTTATAAAATCATTGAACCTTTTATTAAACCACCACTCTGAGTAACTGTAGCGAGTTGATAATGGTTAAGTAGATTCTTACTTACCCAACATCTCAAGTTTGATTAGCCCTTCATCACGGCAACATCAAATGATCGCTAACCGAATTAGTTTAAGACTGTTTCATTGTTCATCATCATCCCCCTTATTTGGGAACCTGTTAATTCGCTAGCGCTTGATTAACTTATGTCCCGCAAGAAATACTTCTGGCAACCCATTGGGTTGCCATTTTTTTATCTGTGCTTTAATCAATACAAACATGACCCTTTCCATACAAAGCCCGCACGCTTATGTTGGTTTGAGATAGAAAGGAGTGTTGGTTAAAAATGAATCTTGGATAAAAATGCATCTTGGATATAAATAGAATGAAAAAATGATTTTTTTATAAAATCATTGAACCTTTTATTAAACCACCACTCTGAGTAACTGTAGCGAGTTGATAATGGTTAAGTGGATTCTTACTTACCCAACATCTCAAGTTTGATTAGCCCTTCATCACGGCAACATTAAATGATCGCTAACCGAATTAGTTTAAGACTGTTTCATTGTTTGTTCATCATCCCCCTTATTTGGGAACCTGTTAATCCGCTAGCGTATGATTAACTTATGTCCCACAAGAAATACTTCTGGCAACCTATTGGGTTGCCATTTTTTTATCTTAAATTCAGCAAATAAAATTTGAGGTTAATCGGGCAAGTTTCGTTCAAAGCAAGAAGAGTTGGGTTAATTTTAAACAGGTCTCTTTAAGCTAAAAAATTTTTCCTAAAAAATGTATTTTTTTACTCATGACATTGAACCTTTTGTTAAACCGCTACTCTGAGTAAGTGTAGCGAGTTGATAATGGTTAAGTGGATTCTTACTTACCGACTATCTCAAGTTTGATTAGCCCTTCATCACGGCCACATTAAATGATCGCTAACAGAATTAGTTTAAGACTGTTTCATTGTTCATCATCATCCCCCTTATTTGGGAACCTGTTAATCCGCTAGCGTATGATTAACTTATGTCCCACAAGAAATACTTCTGGCAACCCATTGGGTTGCCATTTTTTTGTTCGTTATTTAGCTAAGGAGTATTGAGGTAACTGGAGTTTTATGACGTAAGCATAACATCCAGTTGTACTTGTAATGATGGGTGATAGCTTGCTCTTGTTTGCTGATAAATATCTGACACAAAATCCACATAGCCAGCAATAAGCAATTCACTGTAGAGTGGTTTTACAAATTTTGCTCGTCCAATACTTCCTAAGAATTCAGCGACGGTTGGCAGCACTACCTCATAATGGTTTCGAATGGCGACTCTAAGCCAGTCACATGCAAGCTCTGCATTTTTGCTCTGAGTAAAACCAAAGGTCATATCCAAATCTTTCAACTGAACCTGCGTTAATTGAAATGGCAATTGGTTGATAAAATACTGCCAATGGTGCACTCGCCAGCCTGCCACATTCAATTGCTTTGCATGCCCTCCTGCGCAAAATTGTGTTAATGCCGAGGTCACTTTGTCTAAGCTACTTGATGTTGGGCCCTCGAACCACTCAGGTAGGCCCTCACCATAAACCCAAGTGAGTAATTCACCCTCTGATATTTTGCCGCCATGCTGGGGCAATAAGGTTTGTTTGGCATACTCTACAAACGTCTCTGTTGTAATAGCCTCAAACTTAAACTGCTGAACATAATTAAATAAGAACACATCAAAATCAGCGCGTCCTAGCCTCGATTCAAGCTCATGTACAAACATAGAGGCTTTATCATAAGTAAATCGATTAAATGAGTCGTTAGCATCTTGAAACTGGACATTAGCTGGCAAAGTTTGTGCACTTAGTGGCATTGATAGCATTTCTTCTTTTAAGCGACCATATTCAATCACCCACTCAAGTTCCGCTTGTTCTTGGCCATATATTTTTTCAACCAAACGATTGGTGAAATATGTGGTAAAACCTTCATTTAGCCATAAGTCACGCCAGGTTGCATTACTGACTAAATTGCCTGTCCAAGAGTGGGCTAATTCATGCGCCACGGTTGACACTAAGCTTTTATCACCTGCAATCAATGTTGGAGTAATAAATGCTAAACGTGGGTTCTCCATTCCACCAAAAGGGAAACTGGGTGGCAGCACTATCATGTCATAACGATCCCAAGGATAAGGCCCCAATAAAGATTCTGCAGCCACAATCATTGATTCGGTATCTTCAAACTCCTTGAGCGCCTTATCAAGCATGCCAGGTTCTGTATAAATAGCGCATCGATGGCTAATCTCACCATAAGCTAAATCGCCAACTGCAAGCGCAAGCAAATGAGTTGGAATGGGTTTTTCCATTTCAAAATAGAATTGACCATCTTGAGGTATAGCAGAAGAATTAGCGGCGCTCATTACTGCACGAAGACCGTTATTAACTTTGACACTCGCATTGAAAGTGATTCTGGCCTTCGGGCTGTCTTGCAGTGGGATCCAGCTTCGGGCATTAACAGGCTGAGATTGACTAAATAGATAAGGGTGTTGTTTACCTAAGGTTTGCTCAGGAGTTAACCATTGTAATCCTTGGGCGCTAGGCGAAGTATGATAATGAATAACCACTTCGGTAATCTCTGTACCGATATCAACAGTGATTTGCCCGCCTTGAAACTCGCTTAGGCTTTCATATGAATAGTGACACTGGTTTCCATGGATATCTGTCACTGCATCAATCAACAAATCACGGCTATCTAGCACCAAATGCACAGCGGATGTTTGCCGTTTAAATTGCAAATTAACCTGTCCATGAAGTTGCTGTTTGTCAAAGTCAACATCAAGGAAAAGCGTCATATGATGCACGATAATGTCATCAGTGTTAGCAACAGAATGGTAGTCACGAGTGAAATCTAATTGTTCAGCCACATCAAACCCTTATTGGAATTATTATCGGGTTATATTAACTCACTTAGGTCTTTTCATCGAGTCTATTAAACGGACACAAAAAAGCCTCACGAATGAGGCTTTTAGTGTCAAAAGTGGGATTGTATTACAGCTTAATTCCAGCTTTTTCTAGGTCTTTTGCAACAACACTACGAGGTAGTGGTACGTAACCGTCTTTTTCTACGATTTGCTGACCTTGCTTAGATAACACGTAACGGATGAATTCACGATCCATTGGTGATAAATCTTTGTTAGGGTGCTTGTTGATGTAAACATATAGGTAGCGAGATAATGGGTAAGTACCATTTGCAGCGTTACCTGCTGTTGCATCAATGTATTTAGTGCCTTTCTTAGAGATTGCTACAGCTTTAACACCTGCAGTCTTGTAACCGATACCTGAGTAACCGATTGCATTAAGGCCTTGAGACACAGATTGAACTACTGAAGCTGAACCCGGTTGCTCGTTTACGTTTGCTTTGAAATCACCTTTACAAAGTGCTTTCTTTTTGAAGTAACCGTAAGTACCTGATACTGAGTTACGACCGTACAACTGGATGTCTTTCTTAGACCAGTTGCCGTCTAAACCAACATCACCCCAACGATTTACGTCGTTACCGCCACATTTCTTAGTTGACGAGAAGATAGAATCGATTTGCTCGATGCTTAAACCTTCAATTGGGTTATCTTTATGTACGAAAACTGCTAATGCATCGATTGCTACACGAATTGCCGTTGGTTGGTAACCGTAATGCTTTTCAAATGCTTCAACTTCGTTAGGCTTCATTTGACGGCTCATTGGACCGAATTGTGAAGTACCTTCAGTTAATGCTGGTGGTGCAGTAGAAGAACCAGCAGCTTGAATTTGGATATTTACGTTAGGGTAAATATGTTTGAACTCTTCAGCCCATAACGTCATCATGTTAGCAAGTGTATCTGAACCCACTGATGATAAATTACCTGAAACACCACTTGTTTTTTCGTACACAGGTAATGTTTTATCAATTGCTGCCATCGATGTTGCTGAAAATACACCAGCTGCAGTAAAGGCAATAGCGCCAACTAGCTGTTTAAGTTTCATTGTAATGCTCCGGTATTATAAGCGTTGTTATTTAAGACACGCTCAGTATCAATTGCTACGATGACAAGTCTATGACCAATATGTGACAGTTGTATGACAATCAACATTTTTGACATTCTTGTTACACCTGCTGCAACCCCGCAAATACTAACTTAAAATACTATTTAAACAGTGACTTATAGAGGCTTACTTTATCTTACCCTAAATACACACTCATTTTTTATTGACGTTATATGACAATCTTTGTTGATTTCAATTAAAAACGGCGCCCAAAACCGATAATTAAATGCTGCCAATTTAAAAAGCCATACTCAGCATATAAATTCCATTCATTTTTCGGCCCGAAGTCATAGTTCATACTCAATGACATATTTTTAGTTTCTTCTTTCGCCAAATCGATATCAAATTTCACATCTTCCATTAAAGGCTCAAGCTCTGTGCCAACAAAGGAGTAATCACCGGTGACATTCTGATCAACACTTTGATGGCTGAATGCTAAAAACCAAGCTAGCTTGTCGGTGCCTACATCAAATCGTTGCCCTACTCTTACTGAAGCAATTTTAGTTTTAATGACACTATCAGTTGTATTAGTGTTGGCTTTCACTATTGCCCCCACGGCCATCACAATTACAGGAGTATCACCAATAATGGGATCTATTTGTCCCGCAAGCACAGTACCGATACCGTAATTTTTAGCGGTATAATTAATAGGAATTGGCAGTACCACGCCATTACAGGCCTCATCACAAGGCAAACCTTCAACATTATCTAACTTAGCCAAGATATCTTTGTTGCCTTCGGTATACCCCAACAAAGCATAGACATTCCAAAACGGTAATATCCACGCATCAATTTTAAGCTGCACACTTCTATCAGAACCTGTAATACTGACATCTTCAGCAGGCACGACGTAATCATTGGGGCCACGAAACCCTAATAAACCACCATCTACTTGAACCTCAAAGTCATTAACAGCGATGTAGTCGGCATCAATGTTGTTATAAAAAAGGCTCACGCCTACGGGGATAGGTAACTCATAGCCTCGCTCAGTCGCTTTATCAGACAATAAGGGTAAACCACTCCAGTGAGAAGGCTTAGTCTGTTGTTGTACCACAGTGTTAACATCGTTGTTGGCATTAGCAGTAAAACTAACACCTGAAAGTAAAACACTGGCCAATAACACCGATTGAGATTTAACTGAGTAATTAAACATAATTCCGAAACAAAAGTAATTAAATGAGGTTCAGCCAAAACAGCTGAGCGAAAGCGTCACAGAGAAAGCGCCTTGATACATATTGTAGAGCATGTTAATGAATTGCGTGATACTTTACGACTTACTCTGAGCGGGGATGTTAACTGCATCACAAGCAGCCTAATCACAGGCAGTTAAAACGATTAGCCTATAAATTAAAAAGCTAACTCGCATTGACATGAGTTGGCTTTATTAAATGAAGTAATACTAGCAATTAATTACTTGTGTTGTTTTTTACAACCAAGTTTATGGGGATAATAAAACTAAAACAGCTGCCTTTATCAAGCTCACTAGTAATGGTTAACTCACTGTAATGATGGCTTAAAGCATGCTTTACAATAGCTAGGCCTAGCCCACTACCGCCCGTCTTACTTGAACGTGCATTATCCACACGATAAAAGCGTTCGGTTAAACGATTAATATGCTGTGGAGCAATACCAAGACCTGTATCAGTCACACTAAATTGGGCGCCTGCTGGTACCATTTCCCAGCGCACAGTCACCTTACCACCAGGCTCGGTATAACGAATCGCATTAGAGATTAAATTTGTGCACGCGCTACGTAATTGTAGCTCGTTACCGTGGCAATCTAAGCCGTCTTCGCAATAAAAAGATAAATCATATTGATCAAGGGCTAGCGCTGAAGCTTCATCTTTTAAGATATCTAACATCGCTCTCATATTGATGGTTTTTTCCAAATCAATATCGGCACCATCTTCGATACGAGACAAAGCTAACAATTGCTCGACCATTGATTGCATACGTCTTGTTTGTTGTTGCATCAGATTCAATGGTTTATGGTTCATGCTGTCTGGCTCTTCCATGCTTTGCATGATTTCTAAATAGCCTTGAAGCACTGTTAGCGGTGTCTTAAGTTCATGGGATACATTCGCTACAAACTCTTTTCGCATCCCTTCTAATTGATTAATTCGTGTGACATCGCGAGCGATTAATAATAATTGCCTGTCACCGTAACTCATTAAGCGGATTTCTAATAAACGCTGCTCTGACACTGGAGATGCCAATTCAAGCGGTTCATTAAATTCACCTTTTTTAAGGTATTCAGAAAAATCTGGGTGACGGATTAAATTATCGATTCTTTGACCATTATCTTGCGGCCAAACAAACCCTAAAATCAGTTGAGCAAGCTTGTTACACCATAGAATATTCAACTCGGAATCTAGTACAACTGCAGCATCAGGCAGTGCTTCTGCACCTTGTCTAAAGCGGCTCAATAACGAAGCGAGTTGGCCGACTCTACGACGGTTTTTACCTTGTAAGCGATAGATACCATTGAAAATACCTTCCCAGCTACCCGTCCCTTGAGGAGGCGTTAATTTTCTGTCTTTCCAAAGCCAAAAATTAAGACGACTAATTTGTCGGTAATGCCATCCTAATAAAAGAATACTGCCGATAATAAGGGTGAGTGCGACTTGATTTATCAATAAGCCGATAAGGGCGAATACAAGCTCAATTCCGAGGAGCCGTAATAGCAAGCGAGATCCTGAATAAGATCGAAACATAAGTAGCCTAAAATTAATGTAAATAATCCAGTTTGCGGATTATTACCTAATTGTTGGTAGGTAAATATTGGCTCACAAGATAGCGTAAAATGAAATCTCTGACCACGACTAATTGTTAAAAAACCACTGAGAGATTGTAAAATACAACAACATACTCCTTATGTCGTTACTCAATGCAATCTACTGCAGTAGTTTTTTATCTGCGGCTTTAAATATTACATTCTGGTCGAAAAACGGTAACCAGCACCACGAACGGTTTGAATTAACTTATCATGCCCAGAGTCTTCAACCGCTTTACGTAAACGACGAATATGTACATCAACAGTTCTGTCTTCTACATAAACATTCGTGCCCCACACATTATCTAATAGCTGTTCACGGCTATAGACACGCTCTGGGTGAGTCATAAAGAAGTGCAGCAATCTAAACTCGGTTGGCCCCATGTCTAGAACCGACTCGCCTACCGAAACGCGATGACTGACAGGATCCAGTAACAATCCTTGCACATCAATGGTTTCTTCTAGACGCGTAGGTGCACTACGACGTAAAACGGCTTTAATACGTGCCACAAGCTCTTTAGGAGAGAAAGGTTTAGTGATGTAATCATCAGCTCCCACTTCTAAGCCTTTTACCTTATCTTCTTCTTCACCGCGAGCAGTTAGCATGATGATAGGAATTTGACGTGTAAATTCATCTTGCTTTAAGCGTTTAGCCAATTGTATGCCACTGCCGCCAGGGAACATCCAATCCAACAGGATGAGATCCGGGTAAGGCTCTTGCAATAGCTCAACGGCTGAATCAAAGTCTTCAGCAGCAGATGTGGTAAAACCATGTTGTTCCATAACAAAGGTCAGCATCTCACGAATGGCTGACTCATCTTCTACAATTAAAATCTTAGCTGTCATAATCTTTTCTGTGTTTAGTAAGCCGCATGAGTATTATTGGTCAGTTTTATTACAGAAATATGATCTTAGCACTCAAAAAAGCTATAAAATCATATTTTTGTCATAAATCTATCATTCTTTTCAATCTAACTTGTTAACAGTGCAACGTATAGAGAGCTAACTCACTATTGCTGCAATAAAAAATAAAGGAGACTAACGCCTCCTTTATTATCAAGAATCTAGCTGAAGCATTGATTAAATGCTTAATTTAGAACTTGTGTTCAATACCTACAGCGAAGTAGCTTTCATCGATAGAGATATCGATAATGTCACCATTGTCTTCTTCTACTGTGCCCATTGAAGTACGGTCAGTGTAGAAAGCGAATAGTTTTGTAGGCTTACCTAACGAGTAATCTGCACCAATTGACCATGAATCACCTTTGTCTTCCATGTCTTGGTATTGTGCTTTTAACGTTACTTCTTGAATTTTGTAAGCTGCACTTAATAAGTAACCATCGATGCTTGAACCGCTATCAACTTTTTCTTCTTGCTGGTACATACCGCCTAATACAAAACCAGCGATTTTACCTTGAACAGTACCACGAACGATGTCGTAACCGGCAACTTCAGAGTCGTAAGCAATTGCAGCATAAACTGGGCTTTTCTTTAGACCAGAATCACCGTACATAGCCGCAATACTGAAACCATCACTTTCTTCTTGCTTGCTATCACCTTCAGCAGCGTAAGTTACACCAACTTGAAAATCACCAAACTTTGGCGTTAAGTAAGTTGCAGTTTGCGCTAGACGGTTTTCACCTTTGAAAAGTGCTTTTAAATCGCCTGAGTAATCGTTAAATAGGTCAACTTTACCTTGTGATTTTTTCAGCATAGTGTCGTTACGACCCACAGCGAAAGAACCAAAGTTACCTTTTAAACCAACAAACTGGTTACGAGCAGTGAAGTTATCTGAACTAGCATTGCCAGTATCAACTTGGTATTCGATAGTGTAAAACGCTTCTAAAGACTCACTTAATTCAAATCCGCCTTTTACACCGAAACGTGATGCATTACTTTGAATTTCAGTTACTGAACCGTCACCTTCGTCATTCGACTGAACTGACACATTCAACTTACCATATACTTCTAGAGGTTCTGCTGCATGGGCAGTTGAAAGCGTAGCAGTGGCAATAGCAGAAGCAACTAACGTTTTATAAAAAGCATTCATCATTTCATCCTTTAGACATATTTTTTGGTGTTTTACACCATTTTTTGTGCTGCTATCAGGTTGGAACAAGCAGATATTTGCTGCCTAATAGCTTGGGAACGATGCGAATAGTGCACGCCTTTTGTTGCAGAAATATTTCAAAAAGCCGAGTTTATTAAGCTAAAGCTAATTCAGCAAAAGCAAAGAACAAACAAGCTGCTGATTTTTAATGGATTTAATTTAAAATTATGAAATATTACAGTTTAATGAATTCTGAATATGGAACAATCAAGCTGCAGTCTTTTGATGGTTTACCCCAGCGCATGGATCCCGTAAACTGCATTTTTAATTTTTGATGAGTGTCTTTTTATGTGGTTTAAAAATCTCACCCTTTATCGTTTCAATAAACCTTTCACTACCGATACCGAGGCACTAGAAACAGCATTAGCTGATTTCACTTTCTCGCCATGTTCTAGCCAAGACATCAGTAAATCTGGATTTTCAAAAGCGTTAGGTAAACAAGGCCATGCATTGGTGCACAGTGCTGAAAATCGCCACCTCATTTGTGTGACCAAAGAAGAAAAGATTCTACCAGGTCAGGTGATTAAAGAAGCTTTAGATGAAAAAGTGGCATTAATAGAAGATCAAGAAAGTCGCAAAGTCACCAAGAAAGAAAAAGATGCGATGAAAGAAGAGATCACTATGACGCTTCTGCCTCGGGCATTTTCTCGTCGCAGTCAAACTCACGCGTTAATCATGCCAGAACTTGAGATGATTCTGGTTGATAGCTCAAGTGCAGCAAAAGCTGAAGAGTTACTCGCATTATTACGTAAAGCGCTCGGTAGCTTACCAGTTATACCACTTCACTTTACTACGCCAATTGAAACCACATTAACTGAATGGTTACGCAATGGTTCATCGCCACAGCCATTTGAAATGCAAGATGAAGCAGAACTTAAGTCAGATTCAGATGAAGGTGGTATCGTGCGCTTTAAACAGCAGGTACTGCAAGAAGATGAAGTGCTAGCACACCTTGCTACAGGTAAGCAGGTGCACAAGTTAGCGCTACATTTTGGCCAATCTATCGCATTTTTATTGCAATCAGACGCCAGCGTGAAGCGTCTTAAATTCTCAGAAGAATTCAGAGCGGCAACTGATGATGTTGGCACTGAAGATCCTTTAGCCAAATTAGATGCTGACTTCGCACTAATGGGCGGAGAGCTTGTTGCCTTTATCAATGCATTACAACAAGCATTAGGCCCAATAGAAGAGAATATCTAAATGACTTCCCCTGCTTGGATAACAAGCAGCGGTTAAGATTATTGATACATAAAAAAGCCCTCAACGCATCCGCATTGAGGGCTTTTAACAATTAATAACTAGATGAATTTACCTGCATCATCAAATGGCCAATCAATACCAAGCCAAGCTTTTAAGAATGCTTTTTGCGCATTAGTCGGATTAGACACACCTTCAATCGCTAAGTCACCTTTAGGTTGCTCTTCTAGTGTCAGTGAAACTTGAGTTAACTTATCATTATTAAAAATAGTCAGTTCAATTTCGTCACCTGCGTTAAAGTCTTCTAAACGCTTTTTGAACCCAGCTGTAGTCACTTTTAATCCATTAACCGCAATAATTTCATTGCCCGCCACAATACCCGCCAGCCATGCAGGGCTGTTACGTGTCACATGAGCAAGCGTGAGATCGTTATGCTGACCAGTTAATGTAAGACCGCTGTAAACGGTCGCTTTTTCACTGTCGCCATAAGATAAGACCAATCCAGCTTGAGCCAGTAATGAGTCAAACTCTAAACTAAATGGTGATGTAATATGTGACTGCCACCAAGGTTGATAATCTTTACCAGAAAGCGATGCTAATATGTTTTTCACATCATCAACGTTATACCCTTTAGGTAACTTGAAGTCTTGATATAACTTACGATGAACATCACGATAAGAATGAGCAAGCTCAGTGTCTGCTAACAGGTTAAAATCTAAAGATAAAGAAGCTAAATAACCTTCAGAATAAATATTAACACCATGGTTAATGGCATAATCGCCACCTGTATTAGTCCATTCATTCAAGCTAGCTTCAGCAACAGATTGAATTTCCCGCCCAGGTTTGTTGAGATTTCTATCAATACGTTTTGCTAAATCAGCAAAAAACTCTTTTGGCGTAATAACGTCAGCACGAAGCAATAATTGATTTTGGAAATAACTGGTTGAGCCTTCGGCCATCCACAATAACTCAGTCATGCTTGCCTTTTGATAGTCGTAAGGTACTAACCCTTCAGGACGGTAGGCTTTCACATTCCATGTATGGATAAACTCATGTGATGCTGTACTAATGAAGCGTAAGTAATCCTTTCGCTCACGAAAGTTAAACCTTGGCAGTTGAATAATGGTCGAATTTAAGTGCTCAGTTGCACCACGTGCGCCACTGGTAGCGTGGATCATGTAGACGTAACGTTCAAAAGGATAATCATCCCATATGACTTCCGCTGTGCTACTGATTTTTGTTAGGTCTGTAACGATCTGTTCAGCGTCATAGTTACCTTCCCCCCAAAAAACCACTTCATAATCACGTCCATCAGCTTCAAAGCTGTAGTGTGTGTTTACTCCAGTTTCGATTGGAGAATCGATCAATACATCATAATTATCAGCAACAAAAGAGTGCTTACTACGTCCTGATTCCATTCCTGAATAACTTTGCCAGCCTTTAGGCACCGTCATAGAAACATTCACCTTATCTTGGCGAAACTCGGGGCTATACATAAATACGCCACTGGCATCTAAATAAGCATGGGATTCATCAATATGGCGAACACGAGTTCCTAAATCATTAGCGTAAAGCTGATAACTCACATTGACCTCTGTCGGCTCTTGTAGCTCAATCGTCCACTCACCTGTTGCAGTTCTCTGCCAATTTAGTGCATTACCA from the Shewanella japonica genome contains:
- a CDS encoding M61 family metallopeptidase yields the protein MKVSKLAIFTAGIFFSASTLAEVQYQIDLTQPQHHLAKVNVTFPESSADTLTVNLPVWRTGKYAVLPLADGVRLFKATDDDGNALNWQRTATGEWTIELQEPTEVNVSYQLYANDLGTRVRHIDESHAYLDASGVFMYSPEFRQDKVNVSMTVPKGWQSYSGMESGRSKHSFVADNYDVLIDSPIETGVNTHYSFEADGRDYEVVFWGEGNYDAEQIVTDLTKISSTAEVIWDDYPFERYVYMIHATSGARGATEHLNSTIIQLPRFNFRERKDYLRFISTASHEFIHTWNVKAYRPEGLVPYDYQKASMTELLWMAEGSTSYFQNQLLLRADVITPKEFFADLAKRIDRNLNKPGREIQSVAEASLNEWTNTGGDYAINHGVNIYSEGYLASLSLDFNLLADTELAHSYRDVHRKLYQDFKLPKGYNVDDVKNILASLSGKDYQPWWQSHITSPFSLEFDSLLAQAGLVLSYGDSEKATVYSGLTLTGQHNDLTLAHVTRNSPAWLAGIVAGNEIIAVNGLKVTTAGFKKRLEDFNAGDEIELTIFNNDKLTQVSLTLEEQPKGDLAIEGVSNPTNAQKAFLKAWLGIDWPFDDAGKFI
- a CDS encoding PstS family phosphate ABC transporter substrate-binding protein, with translation MKLKQLVGAIAFTAAGVFSATSMAAIDKTLPVYEKTSGVSGNLSSVGSDTLANMMTLWAEEFKHIYPNVNIQIQAAGSSTAPPALTEGTSQFGPMSRQMKPNEVEAFEKHYGYQPTAIRVAIDALAVFVHKDNPIEGLSIEQIDSIFSSTKKCGGNDVNRWGDVGLDGNWSKKDIQLYGRNSVSGTYGYFKKKALCKGDFKANVNEQPGSASVVQSVSQGLNAIGYSGIGYKTAGVKAVAISKKGTKYIDATAGNAANGTYPLSRYLYVYINKHPNKDLSPMDREFIRYVLSKQGQQIVEKDGYVPLPRSVVAKDLEKAGIKL
- the rdgC gene encoding recombination-associated protein RdgC, whose protein sequence is MWFKNLTLYRFNKPFTTDTEALETALADFTFSPCSSQDISKSGFSKALGKQGHALVHSAENRHLICVTKEEKILPGQVIKEALDEKVALIEDQESRKVTKKEKDAMKEEITMTLLPRAFSRRSQTHALIMPELEMILVDSSSAAKAEELLALLRKALGSLPVIPLHFTTPIETTLTEWLRNGSSPQPFEMQDEAELKSDSDEGGIVRFKQQVLQEDEVLAHLATGKQVHKLALHFGQSIAFLLQSDASVKRLKFSEEFRAATDDVGTEDPLAKLDADFALMGGELVAFINALQQALGPIEENI
- a CDS encoding porin, which produces MMNAFYKTLVASAIATATLSTAHAAEPLEVYGKLNVSVQSNDEGDGSVTEIQSNASRFGVKGGFELSESLEAFYTIEYQVDTGNASSDNFTARNQFVGLKGNFGSFAVGRNDTMLKKSQGKVDLFNDYSGDLKALFKGENRLAQTATYLTPKFGDFQVGVTYAAEGDSKQEESDGFSIAAMYGDSGLKKSPVYAAIAYDSEVAGYDIVRGTVQGKIAGFVLGGMYQQEEKVDSGSSIDGYLLSAAYKIQEVTLKAQYQDMEDKGDSWSIGADYSLGKPTKLFAFYTDRTSMGTVEEDNGDIIDISIDESYFAVGIEHKF
- the phoB gene encoding phosphate regulon transcriptional regulator PhoB, whose amino-acid sequence is MTAKILIVEDESAIREMLTFVMEQHGFTTSAAEDFDSAVELLQEPYPDLILLDWMFPGGSGIQLAKRLKQDEFTRQIPIIMLTARGEEEDKVKGLEVGADDYITKPFSPKELVARIKAVLRRSAPTRLEETIDVQGLLLDPVSHRVSVGESVLDMGPTEFRLLHFFMTHPERVYSREQLLDNVWGTNVYVEDRTVDVHIRRLRKAVEDSGHDKLIQTVRGAGYRFSTRM
- a CDS encoding M1 family metallopeptidase; the encoded protein is MAEQLDFTRDYHSVANTDDIIVHHMTLFLDVDFDKQQLHGQVNLQFKRQTSAVHLVLDSRDLLIDAVTDIHGNQCHYSYESLSEFQGGQITVDIGTEITEVVIHYHTSPSAQGLQWLTPEQTLGKQHPYLFSQSQPVNARSWIPLQDSPKARITFNASVKVNNGLRAVMSAANSSAIPQDGQFYFEMEKPIPTHLLALAVGDLAYGEISHRCAIYTEPGMLDKALKEFEDTESMIVAAESLLGPYPWDRYDMIVLPPSFPFGGMENPRLAFITPTLIAGDKSLVSTVAHELAHSWTGNLVSNATWRDLWLNEGFTTYFTNRLVEKIYGQEQAELEWVIEYGRLKEEMLSMPLSAQTLPANVQFQDANDSFNRFTYDKASMFVHELESRLGRADFDVFLFNYVQQFKFEAITTETFVEYAKQTLLPQHGGKISEGELLTWVYGEGLPEWFEGPTSSSLDKVTSALTQFCAGGHAKQLNVAGWRVHHWQYFINQLPFQLTQVQLKDLDMTFGFTQSKNAELACDWLRVAIRNHYEVVLPTVAEFLGSIGRAKFVKPLYSELLIAGYVDFVSDIYQQTRASYHPSLQVQLDVMLTS
- the phoR gene encoding phosphate regulon sensor histidine kinase PhoR, with the protein product MFRSYSGSRLLLRLLGIELVFALIGLLINQVALTLIIGSILLLGWHYRQISRLNFWLWKDRKLTPPQGTGSWEGIFNGIYRLQGKNRRRVGQLASLLSRFRQGAEALPDAAVVLDSELNILWCNKLAQLILGFVWPQDNGQRIDNLIRHPDFSEYLKKGEFNEPLELASPVSEQRLLEIRLMSYGDRQLLLIARDVTRINQLEGMRKEFVANVSHELKTPLTVLQGYLEIMQSMEEPDSMNHKPLNLMQQQTRRMQSMVEQLLALSRIEDGADIDLEKTINMRAMLDILKDEASALALDQYDLSFYCEDGLDCHGNELQLRSACTNLISNAIRYTEPGGKVTVRWEMVPAGAQFSVTDTGLGIAPQHINRLTERFYRVDNARSSKTGGSGLGLAIVKHALSHHYSELTITSELDKGSCFSFIIPINLVVKNNTSN